Proteins found in one Triticum urartu cultivar G1812 chromosome 4, Tu2.1, whole genome shotgun sequence genomic segment:
- the LOC125550577 gene encoding protein DA1-related 1-like, with protein MHKMSRHPPRDRHHRLNKIDFHHRVDKMDLHPPIKKYMGWLSKVVKSSVNKVIRGQYDGNFSEGYSTQHATSHDTHASDNEDIDRAIALSLSEEGQRKGKAIDTDDHLEEDEELARALQESLKDKHPLRQKIPAGGVHSDSTPATSLLPDILPSSRSRVCAGCKTPLGHGQFLSCMDSVWHPQCFRCLACSEPISDSEFAVHEDHSYHSSCYKENFHPKCDVCKNFIRTNKNGLIEYRAHPFWMQKYCPSHDNDGTPRCCSCERMEPKDIKYITLDDGRKLCLECLYTSIMDTDECQPVYIDIQEFYEGLNMKVEQQIPLLLVERQGLNEAREVEKMGHHLPETRGLCLSEEQIVRMISRRPIIGPGNKMIDISTAPQKLVRRCEVTAILVLYALPRLLTGYILAHEMMHAYLRLKGYRIRSPEVEEGICQVLAHLWLESEIVSGSNSSIATTSEAAAVAAEAAVAAEATATPSSPSSLVKKGEKTDFEKKLGEFFKHQIETDPSAIYGDGFRAGIRAVERYGLRGTLDHIKRSGSFPS; from the exons ATGCACAAAATGAGTCGTCATCCTCCAAGGGATCGTCATCATCGACTGAACAAAATAGATTTTCATCATCGGGTGGACAAAATGGATCTTCATCCTCCAATAAAGAAATACATGGGTTGGCTGAGTAAAGTTGTTAAAAGTTCGGTAAATAAAGTTATAAGAGGACAGTATGACGGGAACTTTAGTGAAGGCTATTCAACCCAGCACGCTACGTCACAT GATACACATGCCAGTGACAATGAAGACATAGATCGTGCTATTGCATTATCCTTATCAGAGGAAGGACAAAGGAAGGGAAAGGCCATTG ATACTGATGATCATttagaagaagatgaagagctTGCACGGGCTCTGCAAGAAAGTCTGAAAGATAAACATCCTCTTCGTCAGAAAATTCCGGCGGGGGGGGTTCACTCAGATAGTACTCCAGCAACTAGCCTACTGCCAGATATCTTGCCATCAAGTAGATCGAG GGTTTGTGCTGGATGTAAAACTCCACTTGGACATGGACAGTTTCTCAGTTGTATGGATTCTGTTTGGCACCCTCAGTGCTTCAGGTGTTTAGCTTGCAGTGAGCCAATATCAGACTCTGAG TTTGCAGTACATGAAGATCATTCATACCACAGTTCCTGCTACAAGGAGAACTTTCATCCAAAATGTGATGTTTGCAAGAACTTT ATTCGAACAAATAAAAATGGTTTAATTGAATACCGGGCCCATCCTTTCTGGATGCAGAAGTATTGTCCTTCGCATGACAATGACGGTACTCCTAGGTGTTGCAGTTGTGAACGAATGGAG CCAAAGGATATCAAGTACATAACATTAGATGATGGCCGGAAGCTCTGCTTGGAGTGTCTATATACTTCAATAATGGACACAGACGAGTGCCAACCAGTATACATTGATATCCAGGAATTCTATGAGGGTTTGAACATGAAAGTAGAGCAACAGATCCCCTTGCTTTTGGTTGAACGTCAAGGTTTAAATGAAGCCAGGGAAGTAGAGAAAATG GGGCATCACCTTCCTGAAACCAGGGGTCTCTGCCTATCGGAAGAGCAAATTGTCAGAATG ATATCGAGACGACCAATAATTGGACCAGGAAACAAAATGATAGACATTTCTACAGCACCACAGAAACTAGTTCGGCGGTGTGAAGTGACTGCAATTCTTGTCCTATATGCTTTGCCAAG ACTGCTCACAGGCTATATTCTAGCTCATGAGATGATGCATGCATACCTTCGGCTTAAAG GATACCGAATCCGTagtccagaggttgaagaaggcaTCTGTCAGGTCCTAGCTCATCTCTGGCTTGAGTCTGAAATCGTATCAGGTTCAAATAGTAGCATTGCAACCACATCTGAAGCAGCAGCTGTAGCAGCAgaagcagcagtagcagcagaaGCAACAGCGACACCTTCTTCACCATCTTCCTTGGTGAAAAAGGGTGAAAAGACTGACTTTGAGAAAAAACTTGGAGAATTCTTCAAGCACCAGATCGAAACAGACCCCTCTGCAATATATGGAGATGGGTTTCGAGCTGGCATTCGAGCAGTTGAACGATATGGCTTGAGAGGTACCCTTGATCATATCAAGCGGTCAGGTTCTTTTCCAAGTTGA
- the LOC125550578 gene encoding protein DETOXIFICATION 31-like isoform X3: MGSALETLCGQAVGAGQVDMLGIYIQRSWIICGATALALVPTYVFTTPILQALHQPATISVVAGRYTRWVIPQLFAYAANFPLQKFLQAQSKVWAMTFISGVGLALHAALNYIFVTRLGHGLFGAAMIGNVTWWIIILAQLAYLVSGCFPEAWKGFSMLAFSNIAAFVKLSLASAAMLCLEVWYYTAVLILVGLLKNAQLEVDIMSVCINYQLWAVMVALGLNGAVSVRVSNELGANKPKAARFSVIMAVSTSAAIGAVFLAVFLAWRTELPRVFSDNDEVVSKAAKLGYLLAATIFLNSIQPVLTGVAIGAGWQTLVAFINIGCYYLVGIPLGFLFGFKLKLGALGIWAGMSIGTLLQTVVLLIICFRTKWKKQAMLAEGRIREWGGSSETLPAVTDGSIDR, translated from the exons ATGGGAAGCGCTCTGGAGACGCTGTGCGGGCAGGCGGTGGGCGCAGGGCAGGTGGACATGCTGGGCATCTACATCCAGCGCTCCTGGATCATCTGTGGCGCCACCGCGCTGGCCCTCGTGCCGACCTACGTTTTCACGACGCCCATCCTACAGGCCCTCCACCAGCCCGCCACCATCTCCGTCGTCGCCGGTCGGTACACGCGATGGGTCATCCCGCAGCTGTTCGCCTACGCCGCCAACTTCCCACTGCAGAAGTTCTTACAGGCGCAGAGCAAGGTCTGGGCCATGACCTTCATCTCCGGCGTGGGGCTCGCCCTCCACGCCGCGCTCAACTACATCTTCGTCACGCGCCTCGGTCATGGCCTCTTCGGCGCCGCCATGATCGGGAACGTCACATGGTGGATCATCATCCTCGCGCAGCTCGCCTACCTCGTCTCGGGCTGCTTCCCGGAGGCGTGGAAGGGGTTCTCAATGCTCGCCTTCAGCAACATCGCCGCCTTCGTCAAGCTGTCCCTCGCCTCCGCCGCCATGCTCTG CTTGGAGGTCTGGTACTACACTGCAGTGCTCATCCTTGTGGGTCTCCTGAAAAATGCTCAACTCGAGGTTGACATCATGTCAGTCTG CATCAACTACCAGCTCTGGGCCGTGATGGTTGCACTAGGCCTCAATGGAGCAGTGAG CGTTAGGGTGTCGAACGAGCTGGGCGCTAACAAGCCGAAGGCAGCGAGGTTCTCAGTGATCATGGCGGTGTCAACGTCCGCTGCCATCGGTGCAGTCTTCCTGGCCGTGTTCCTTGCCTGGAGGACCGAGCTGCCACGGGTTTTCAGCGACAACGACGAGGTGGTGAGTAAGGCTGCGAAGCTCGGCTACCTTCTTGCAGCAACCATCTTCCTCAACAGCATCCAGCCTGTGCTCACAG GTGTGGCGATAGGAGCAGGGTGGCAGACGCTTGTTGCCTTCATAAACATTGGATGCTACTACTTGGTTGGCATCCCACTGGGATTCCTCTTTGGCTTCAAGCTTAAACTTGGTGCACTG GGAATTTGGGCGGGCATGTCCATTGGCACGCTGCTGCAGACTGTTGTACTTCTCATAATTTGCTTCAGAACCAAGTGGAAGAAACAG GCTATGTTGGCCGAAGGGAGGATAAGGGAGTGGGGAGGAAGCAGCGAAACATTGCCGGCGGTGACAGACGGTAGCATAGATAGATGA
- the LOC125550578 gene encoding protein DETOXIFICATION 33-like isoform X1 → MGKMVLLGKCWQESKLLWHIAFPAILTAVFQFSINFVTVGFVGHIGVVELAAVTVAQNVIEGFAYGVLLGMGSALETLCGQAVGAGQVDMLGIYIQRSWIICGATALALVPTYVFTTPILQALHQPATISVVAGRYTRWVIPQLFAYAANFPLQKFLQAQSKVWAMTFISGVGLALHAALNYIFVTRLGHGLFGAAMIGNVTWWIIILAQLAYLVSGCFPEAWKGFSMLAFSNIAAFVKLSLASAAMLCLEVWYYTAVLILVGLLKNAQLEVDIMSVCINYQLWAVMVALGLNGAVSVRVSNELGANKPKAARFSVIMAVSTSAAIGAVFLAVFLAWRTELPRVFSDNDEVVSKAAKLGYLLAATIFLNSIQPVLTGVAIGAGWQTLVAFINIGCYYLVGIPLGFLFGFKLKLGALGIWAGMSIGTLLQTVVLLIICFRTKWKKQAMLAEGRIREWGGSSETLPAVTDGSIDR, encoded by the exons ATGGGGAAGATGGTGCTGCTGGGCAAGTGCTGGCAGGAGTCGAAGCTGCTGTGGCACATCGCGTTCCCGGCGATCCTCACCGCCGTGTTCCAGTTCTCCATCAACTTCGTCACCGTCGGCTTCGTCGGCCACATCGGCGTGGTCGAGCTTGCCGCCGTCACCGTCGCCCAGAACGTCATCGAGGGCTTCGCCTACGGTGTCCTG CTTGGCATGGGAAGCGCTCTGGAGACGCTGTGCGGGCAGGCGGTGGGCGCAGGGCAGGTGGACATGCTGGGCATCTACATCCAGCGCTCCTGGATCATCTGTGGCGCCACCGCGCTGGCCCTCGTGCCGACCTACGTTTTCACGACGCCCATCCTACAGGCCCTCCACCAGCCCGCCACCATCTCCGTCGTCGCCGGTCGGTACACGCGATGGGTCATCCCGCAGCTGTTCGCCTACGCCGCCAACTTCCCACTGCAGAAGTTCTTACAGGCGCAGAGCAAGGTCTGGGCCATGACCTTCATCTCCGGCGTGGGGCTCGCCCTCCACGCCGCGCTCAACTACATCTTCGTCACGCGCCTCGGTCATGGCCTCTTCGGCGCCGCCATGATCGGGAACGTCACATGGTGGATCATCATCCTCGCGCAGCTCGCCTACCTCGTCTCGGGCTGCTTCCCGGAGGCGTGGAAGGGGTTCTCAATGCTCGCCTTCAGCAACATCGCCGCCTTCGTCAAGCTGTCCCTCGCCTCCGCCGCCATGCTCTG CTTGGAGGTCTGGTACTACACTGCAGTGCTCATCCTTGTGGGTCTCCTGAAAAATGCTCAACTCGAGGTTGACATCATGTCAGTCTG CATCAACTACCAGCTCTGGGCCGTGATGGTTGCACTAGGCCTCAATGGAGCAGTGAG CGTTAGGGTGTCGAACGAGCTGGGCGCTAACAAGCCGAAGGCAGCGAGGTTCTCAGTGATCATGGCGGTGTCAACGTCCGCTGCCATCGGTGCAGTCTTCCTGGCCGTGTTCCTTGCCTGGAGGACCGAGCTGCCACGGGTTTTCAGCGACAACGACGAGGTGGTGAGTAAGGCTGCGAAGCTCGGCTACCTTCTTGCAGCAACCATCTTCCTCAACAGCATCCAGCCTGTGCTCACAG GTGTGGCGATAGGAGCAGGGTGGCAGACGCTTGTTGCCTTCATAAACATTGGATGCTACTACTTGGTTGGCATCCCACTGGGATTCCTCTTTGGCTTCAAGCTTAAACTTGGTGCACTG GGAATTTGGGCGGGCATGTCCATTGGCACGCTGCTGCAGACTGTTGTACTTCTCATAATTTGCTTCAGAACCAAGTGGAAGAAACAG GCTATGTTGGCCGAAGGGAGGATAAGGGAGTGGGGAGGAAGCAGCGAAACATTGCCGGCGGTGACAGACGGTAGCATAGATAGATGA
- the LOC125550578 gene encoding protein DETOXIFICATION 31-like isoform X2 encodes MAGQLGMGSALETLCGQAVGAGQVDMLGIYIQRSWIICGATALALVPTYVFTTPILQALHQPATISVVAGRYTRWVIPQLFAYAANFPLQKFLQAQSKVWAMTFISGVGLALHAALNYIFVTRLGHGLFGAAMIGNVTWWIIILAQLAYLVSGCFPEAWKGFSMLAFSNIAAFVKLSLASAAMLCLEVWYYTAVLILVGLLKNAQLEVDIMSVCINYQLWAVMVALGLNGAVSVRVSNELGANKPKAARFSVIMAVSTSAAIGAVFLAVFLAWRTELPRVFSDNDEVVSKAAKLGYLLAATIFLNSIQPVLTGVAIGAGWQTLVAFINIGCYYLVGIPLGFLFGFKLKLGALGIWAGMSIGTLLQTVVLLIICFRTKWKKQAMLAEGRIREWGGSSETLPAVTDGSIDR; translated from the exons ATGGCCGGTCAA CTTGGCATGGGAAGCGCTCTGGAGACGCTGTGCGGGCAGGCGGTGGGCGCAGGGCAGGTGGACATGCTGGGCATCTACATCCAGCGCTCCTGGATCATCTGTGGCGCCACCGCGCTGGCCCTCGTGCCGACCTACGTTTTCACGACGCCCATCCTACAGGCCCTCCACCAGCCCGCCACCATCTCCGTCGTCGCCGGTCGGTACACGCGATGGGTCATCCCGCAGCTGTTCGCCTACGCCGCCAACTTCCCACTGCAGAAGTTCTTACAGGCGCAGAGCAAGGTCTGGGCCATGACCTTCATCTCCGGCGTGGGGCTCGCCCTCCACGCCGCGCTCAACTACATCTTCGTCACGCGCCTCGGTCATGGCCTCTTCGGCGCCGCCATGATCGGGAACGTCACATGGTGGATCATCATCCTCGCGCAGCTCGCCTACCTCGTCTCGGGCTGCTTCCCGGAGGCGTGGAAGGGGTTCTCAATGCTCGCCTTCAGCAACATCGCCGCCTTCGTCAAGCTGTCCCTCGCCTCCGCCGCCATGCTCTG CTTGGAGGTCTGGTACTACACTGCAGTGCTCATCCTTGTGGGTCTCCTGAAAAATGCTCAACTCGAGGTTGACATCATGTCAGTCTG CATCAACTACCAGCTCTGGGCCGTGATGGTTGCACTAGGCCTCAATGGAGCAGTGAG CGTTAGGGTGTCGAACGAGCTGGGCGCTAACAAGCCGAAGGCAGCGAGGTTCTCAGTGATCATGGCGGTGTCAACGTCCGCTGCCATCGGTGCAGTCTTCCTGGCCGTGTTCCTTGCCTGGAGGACCGAGCTGCCACGGGTTTTCAGCGACAACGACGAGGTGGTGAGTAAGGCTGCGAAGCTCGGCTACCTTCTTGCAGCAACCATCTTCCTCAACAGCATCCAGCCTGTGCTCACAG GTGTGGCGATAGGAGCAGGGTGGCAGACGCTTGTTGCCTTCATAAACATTGGATGCTACTACTTGGTTGGCATCCCACTGGGATTCCTCTTTGGCTTCAAGCTTAAACTTGGTGCACTG GGAATTTGGGCGGGCATGTCCATTGGCACGCTGCTGCAGACTGTTGTACTTCTCATAATTTGCTTCAGAACCAAGTGGAAGAAACAG GCTATGTTGGCCGAAGGGAGGATAAGGGAGTGGGGAGGAAGCAGCGAAACATTGCCGGCGGTGACAGACGGTAGCATAGATAGATGA